In Gossypium hirsutum isolate 1008001.06 chromosome A10, Gossypium_hirsutum_v2.1, whole genome shotgun sequence, the DNA window GTGTGAATAATTACTAAATGAATGATGGTTGAATTCCGAATTAGTTGGCTTAACGTATGTGTGATTAAACCCTAGGAAGTGACACTCAtaggaagtaatttaggataaacAAGATCGAGAGATACGTTTACTGAGTACCTCATAATTTATCCCGGTCAAAAAAGTGAAGTCGAGAGGTAACCGTGTATTGGTCTGTCGAAACCATCATtcgattaaaaaattttaatattttaaatttgatgaaaatacgagggggatcgactttttggaaaatagaaataagggagtcgccaccgatccttttgttttggtgtgatcggatcacctaagaatttgattattttaataaaacacttttggtttactaaaacaacgattctggtctacgaaaatatgagaaaatgggCTCGGGAGTCGATTActtatgaggaaggattagcaccctcattacgcccaaaattggtaccaaatcgattaaatattgtccttatgtctaaaattaaaaaaacgtttttgaaatgtggttcttgttaataacatttgaataacccgagttggttgctaaaaatcttcttgtttcgacatccgaaagtttataatttgaaaatcatataaggatgctcaactatttagtccaacgaaaaatcgaaacccagcacagtagggtacGATTcatcgaatttccaaacattgaccattgcTTTACCTTATAAAATACGTGTGAAATTCCAaggagatattcgattattttggacaaatAAGAAAGcgcaacccaacacgatagggcacgattctgaAATCGCGAAATATTGAACATCATCTTCGTTTTTAGGTATATTCTTTATAAAAACATGAGTGAGAACATAAAGGAATATTTGATcgttttgaacaaacgagaaatcacaacccagcacgatagggcatggtTCTCGAATTGTCAAACATCgaatattgccttcgttttaaaaatttttagaagaTATGAATGGAATTTTGAAGGGAAGCCTGGTTATTTTAAGCAAACgcaaaattgcaacccaacacgttagggcacgattccacgAATTGCTAAATATCGAACTTCGTCttcgttttgaaaaatttttgaatgaataattataGAGCTAGTTGAAGACAtgttaattcgatttgaaataaaatgaaattaaccataaaatttgggtttttagaGAACCACCTTTCAAAAATCAAGTGAAACGATGATATGGGGTAAAGGCACATATGGTGATACGATGCTTAATGAATAAGAGTATTGATTGAATAGCAGAATAAGCAATTAATCTAAAAATTGTGACCTAATTTCGATCATGTATGAATAATAATTAACAAGATGGATACCATGCAaggaatgtatatgtatatatataaaacaaccaATAAAGTATATGCAAAACAAAATGGAATTTAGAAGTCGAAGTGGTGTAAGATTAACAAACTCATGCTATATAAGTTGACAAGCTTGAATAAAAACTTGGAACACACATAACTATTGAAATAGATactagaaaatgaaagtttgaattaAATCGTATGTAAAATGattaaaacacaaattcatttaaAAGTTGCCAAAGTATGATAATTTAGATAAAATATGATGCAAAATAATGCTAAAGAATgcacaaaataaatttatgaaacatATGTATAtgcaagtttaaaaaaaaaaggggcaTGAGTTTAATAAGAAgacatatataaaattttaaaatagtctaaGAGTTATGTGCATACCCTTATATCATAATATTTAGATAATAAGCTATAtgtaaaacacaaaaataatatgatatataaatacaatcaaaaataataattttataagtaTACAAAAAAGAAGTTTCCAagaattatttcatatatatagagaatatttaataaatcataaaacgaaaagtattttaaaataggAAGTCTATTAGGGTAATaaacatattaatatataaatatatgtgtctAAAAGTAAGTACATGCAAATTCATAGATAAGGTATATACATGCTTAATAATGTGTATGAATCAAatacatgtactaatataaatgGAAACAAAATAACTTAAATCCTATGTGaaacatatataaaacatatttgaataataaaataaatatattgacaTGCAAAGATATATATAGAGTCAAAAGCCATTATGTATAAAAATAGATaatcattattataatatatacatacatatataataatataaatgaaacaaatatttaaaatgtataaaacatGATGTTAACATTGTTAAGAGAAAACAATTTATAACAATGGAATAGCCATgacctaaaattaaaaaataattaattaagaacacataaaaGGGCTATGAACTAAAggacttaatcaaaattaaactaaaacaagagGGGAAAATTAAGAAAgtggaacaaatgaaaaaaaGGGACCAATGCACGAGGCGCGATAATGCAGAAGGATCTAAACTGGAAATATACCGATCCTCACAATGCAGCATTAAAACGCGGACTAAATTACAAACACGCACAAATTGTAAAGCCAaattaaaaagaaggaaaatgaaataaataaggcCACATTGAATGCCCATACAAAAAGGGAGGGCCTATAGCGAAATTACCCCCTCTCCGCCAGAATGCGCGGGTCATAGGGGCTGGGAATCGGGTCGACCGGGTCTTATATACACGGCACCGTTTTGGAGCCATTGACACAAGCCCAAACGGTACCGTTTTTGGTTGCTTAAAAGGGGCTCCAAAGTCACACCATCTGGCTTAAGTAATGAAGAAAGGGGAACCCTAGCATTTTTTGCGTCGTTCAGCCCCTGTCCTGTTCTCAAATATGGTGAATAGCGCTTCGATGGTGCCCTTTTTGCGCCCTTGTTTCGTTTCCCGCGCCATGGTCTGCGAATTTTGGCCTTGGAATCCTCTCACCCTTCGATGTCGACAAAGATGGCGGATTCCAGTGGCTCGCATGTGAAGGTAAGTcccttttttctttactttatttactcTCGAGTAATAAAGAAGAACACAAGACAAAGAACAAGTAAAAGAAAAGGAACGCCTGCAAATCTAAATCGGAAACATCACCTTCGAATCTTGGTAGCCTTTTCTTTGTATTCAATATGCAAATAGTGTCTGTTTGTATTGCGTTTTCAAACGTGTCCTTTATTACAAGGTTAAAATCTGGCTTTATAGCCAGAAAGAAAgaggaaaaataaattaaaatacaacattttctttgttttgttttttttcactGCTGTGTTTGCCTTATTCGTTTACAGGTACAGAGTACGGGGTACGGGCGTAGCGCCAGGAGGCTAGGGTGTATAGAGCTGTCGACGTGGCTGTTGGAGGCGTAGAGGCTGAGTTGTACGGCGCCTGAAGGCTGCTGGGGTTGCTGCGGCGCAAGCCAAGGCTACTAGGGTTTCTGCCTTGGCTTTTGTTTTAGACCTTGGGCCTATTGGGCCGTCCGAGTTTTGGGTTAAGGTTTTACACTTAGGCTGGTTAGCTTGTATTGGGTATGGGCTTAGCTATTGGactgtggttttttttttttattatttatttatttattttatatataggtTTGGGATTTTTTAgcgggcccgggctaaaattggtcactacagctgcccctctttgctcattgtcgtgtaacgagaatagggCAAAGACTATAAATGGGCCAATTTTGCCGGGACCCGCTGAGTCTCGACTTCTTGGCGtttcttttcttcaagtagcttcaataagctccactgcaacttcagggagacatgGTTCGTGTGTTTTCATCCTTCTATACTGAAACTTCAGAGAGTTAAGGATTGTGACTTTGgttttgctccactgcaactttagggagacaaAATTTTGCAATCTTCGGCCTGTtgccctactgcttagggggttaaggctcattTTCTCTGGTCTGCTCCACTGGAGACGAGATCTGCAATcgtcagcctactccactacaactttagggagctagggtgatagcttaaatctgcttcactgcaacttcaggaagctGAAATTCGtcatcttcgatttgctctctgTCAACACAGAGAttccaaatctgctatcttcgatctgctctccgtcaatacagagatgccaaatctgctatcttttaTTTGCTCTCCGCCAATATAGAGATGCTaaatctgctatctttaatctgctctccgccaatacagagatgccaaatctgcgatcttcgatctgctcttcgccaatacagagatgccaaatctgctatctttgatttgctctccgccaatacagagacgccaaatctgcgatcttcgatctgctctttgCCAATACAGAGataccaaatctgctatctttgatttgctctccgccaatacagagacaccaaatctgctatcttcaatctgctctccgccaatacagagatgccaaatctgagatcttcgatctgctctcttccaatacagagatgccaaatctgcggGATTTACCAATGTCGCGATACTATCTTCTAAAGACATGACGTGTAATACGGGTTTCCTGTATCTGTGTATGTCAAATaactaggatgctatgatcgagatgaatcaagtgttcctaactaaatgaatgattatgaatgtagaaatgtTATGAGAGtgatttctttttaaacactTAAGGCATCATTGCTCATAACTCGTCCGGGTTCCATCATTGATGTGCTATCGCGTCTTCTTACTTAACCGTTATCTCTGacagaaaattttgaagaaatagTCCTAATTTGGATTTCTCTTTTTCCAATATTTTCCAACTTTGAGCCCGGTTAGTCCTGACTAGTGgccctgtttcaggtccttgtactatttagactttccagagtaatatgcataacATCTTTTGTGTGAATATTACATGTTCAAAAATCGCGATTTCAACAAAAATGCTCGAAAGAGATTATCATAATGGACCAATGGAATTTTATTAAGCAAAATTTGATGTGAATACATAGGATAACGATTCTGATAAGGTGCAGAaaaaggtgccccagatatcgcagcacgagTTTCACTATTCTAATTTCTCAAAAGCTCCTTTGAACCAAATGTGTGTTCAGGAGATCCCGTGTATTTTGTTGATGCTCCCAGGTGTAATGTTCTTCTGGCTTGTTGATTTTGGAAGTACAAGACTACCATATGCcccatattcaaaatttgagctgcccgttttcgggttttcaactcaaaaaacCCTTTTGGttccaaagtgccctttgcgggttttcaccttggcctctccttttttttctttttttagattttagagcGCCCTTTGCTGGTTTTCACTCTGGCCTCTTCTTCTTCAGGTAAAATACTTCTTGACCGAATCCAAGTTTACAGGATTGGGCACGTTTCTACCGTCCATCTCGGCTAGGATCAATGCTCctccagagaaagctttcttcaccacgtaAGGCCCTTCCCAATTAGGCATCCATTTTCCACGAAAGTCCTTCtatatgggaaggatctttttcaaaaccaagtctcattcgtggaattctctagggcgaacctttttgtcataagcccgcatcattcgcttttggtacatctgaccatgacggatagctcttaacctcttttcctcaattaggttcaattgatcatatcgagactgGATCCACTCGGCTTCTTCTAACTTTAACTCTGATAACACTCGAAGAGACGGGATCTCGACTTCGATTGGCAACACTGCTTCCATTCTGTAGACCAAGGAGAAAGGGGTTGCCCTGGTTGAAGTTCTGACTGACGTTCGATAAGaaaagagggcaaatggtaacttctcatgccagtctctgTAGGTTTCGGTCATCTTCCCCAcgatcttcttaatatttttatgggccgcttccactgccccattcatcttcgGGCGATACGGCGACGAGTTgtgatgtctgatcttgaattgactgcagacttctgctatcgtactattgttcaagtttaatgcattgtcagatataatcctctccggcattccatatcgacatataatctCCTTTTTCAGAAACTTGCTCACTGCCGACTTGGTCATACTAGCATATGAAGCggcttctacccacttggtgaagtagtcaataaccacgaagatgaaccgatgcccattggaagctttcagcgatatcggcccaatcacatctatgccccacatagagaatggCCATGGAAAAACTATGACATGCAgcggtgaaggaggcacatgaattttgtctccgtagatttggcacttatgacatatCTTAGCGTAATTGATAGAGTCTCCTTCTatggtggaccaatagtacccgaatctcataatttgtctggccattgtaaagccgttagcatgtgtcccacagacgccttcatggacttcttccaaaattttcttagcctctacagcatctacacatcttagtagcacttgatcctttcttcttttgtataatatatccccatctaagacatagtcgatGGCCAGTCTTCTTAGCGTTCTTTTGTTATTCTCGCTCGCCTAGTCCGGGTATGCACGATTCTTTATGTATTGCAATATATCGTGATACCAAGGGTGGTCAtctctttcttcaacttcttcaaTATTGTAACAGTGGGCCGGAATTTCATAAATGCTCATCTGGATGGGTTTGACATCTTCTTGTTTGTTTACCTTGATCATGGAGGCTAAAGTAGCcaaagcatcagccatctgattttcgtctcgtggAAGGTAGtggaaggtgatgtcatcaaactctttaaccaATTCAAGGACCAGTTTTCGACAGTCgatcaacttggggtctctgGTTTCCTATTCtcccttgagttgataaatcactagcgtGGAATCCCTATACAAGTCTAGCACTCTAATCTTGCATTCTATGGCTGcgcggatacccatgatgcatgcttcatattccgccatattgtttgtacaatcaaaatccaatttactagttaatggataatgatctccgtttggggataccaagatGGCCTCATTCCATTGCCCACAGCATTTGATGCCCCATCGAAGTTCAATGTCCAAGGAAGTTTTTCCAGAGCACCTTCTTTAGCCGTAGCAATACACATTAGGTCTTCATTCGAAAAGTCGAAGTTTAGAGGCTCGTAATCTTCCAAGgctctactggccagaaaatctgctattgcacttccttttactGCTTTTTGGTTTACATagactatgtcgaattcagaaaGCAGAATCTGCCAccgggccatccttccattcaaggatgttgactccatcatgtactttaaagggtCCAATTTTGATATGAGCCAAgtggtgtgatacaacatatactgcctcagccttcgggttgtccaaattagggcacaacacaacttctctatCGGCGGGTACCTTGTCTCACATTCTGTGAACTTTTTACTAAGATAATAAATGgctttttctttccttcccgactcgtcatgctgacccaatacgcaccccatggaattttcaaatactgccaagtacagTATCAACGGCTTATCGGGATTAGGTGGCATCAGCACCAGGGCGTTGGATAAGTACtgtttgaccttgtcgaaagccctttggcattcttcatcccattcacctggGTTACGTTTCTTGAGGAGGCGAAAGACAAGGTCTCATTTCTTggtcaattgtgaaatgaaccgagcaatgtaatttaatcttcctaaaaagcctcgaacttctttctgagtgcgcGGCGGGGATAGCTCTTGTATGGCTTTAACTTTGTCTGGATCGATCTCAATCCCTTTCTCACtaaccacgaatccgagtaaCTTTCCAGACTTAGCTCCGAAGGTACATTTGGCTGGGTtgagttttagctggaacttcctcaACCTCAAGAATAGTTTTCTCAGGACTTGTATGTGCTCCTTCTCTGTTCAGGACTTAGCTATCATGTCATCGACATAGACctcaatttctttatgcatcatgtcgtgaaaaagggttaccatggctctttgataagttgcccccgcattcttcagtccaaacggcatcaccttgTAACAGAACGTACCCCACATGGTTACAAACGtggttttctccatatcttcaggatgcatcttaatCTGGTTGTatcccgagaaaccatccatgaacgAAAACAGTGAATGTCCCGCCGTATTGTCCACTAGGGTGTCAATATGAGGTAGtgggaaattgtcttttgggctggctttattcaaatatctgtagtccacacacattcgcacttttccatctttcttagggacctggacgatgttggctacccaatctgagTATCTTACCGTTTTCAGAAATCCAGCGTCAAACTGCTTTCGGAcctctttctttatttttagcaagacatcggccctcattcttcggagtttttgctgaactggcttacACTATTCTTTTATGGGGAGTCGATGCACCACGATGTCAGTGTCCAAtccgggcatatcttggtatgaccacgcgaaaatatctttgaattcttgaagtaatcCAATGAAGTTTCGCTTTATCTCTGTAGTGATACATgttccgatcttcacctcttgtccttctcctaagctcacaatttcaactaattctttgtgaggtaggatttgtttctcatcttgttctaccatcctcagcaaatcaggagataggttacagccttggtcatcttcaaaatcttgagaatCATCCATACACACATCTTGCTCGAAAGGAAATTCTGAGTCACTAACAGTGTCACTCGTATCATTAATATATGGGGACCTGTTATGAGGACGAAGGCAgatacaaagaatcaaaagaattcGAAACGTTTATTTGCgtgatatgattatgaatgacaaATGAAAGAGTATGTAAAAGAATGtttcaagaataaaagaaatcatttgtatggttataaatgaaattgaaaggaCGAGATAACATCTGCTCAAAAATGATAATAACCgtacattttattgaaatatcgTTTTTAAACATCAGCCCATtacacaaaagattcttatcactcctaggcttagagcaataagtgtgttttggacattactctgtaTTCGTTCTAAAAACTActgggatctcttctgcagtccagttgtccagaacacttccaggtGTGTAAGGGCCAATGTCCGAGAAACTTTCTCTTCCGGTCTCCTCTTCGTACATGACGTTGATGTCCAAATTTCCAGGCTTTTTTCTATAGCTCCCATCATTGATGTGTCTCTTTCGGGATGGATGATTCCCCCGGACACAAATGTTTTCAATATATGGGGGAATATCATTGGTTCCCACTTGATTTCCTTCCCCGTTAATCTAGCTCTCCTTCTTTCCTACTTCTTTTCTAGCTCCCTTCTCCTTTGTTTCGCGTCTGGCTTAAATCCTAAGTCAAAGCGGTCTCTCTTGTCTTTCAGCATTGGCATTTCAGTTCTTCCTTGTAGATGTCTCCCAAGTCCTTTTCCGGGTAGGGCCCCTTTTCCAAATGTCAGCTGGAGGCTCATCCTCATGGTTTTGGACAATTTTGGCACCGAAATTTTGCTTCCCTCGACGATGAACGTCGCGTTAACAAATTCCAAAGATCGAAATGAGCATTCGATTGCTTCGTCATCTGTCTCCAAATAGGGTGCATTATTGCTCACAGTTGCAATAATATCTTCTTCAGCCTTAATCGTTATCAACCTTCCCTCCGACACCAGCTTCAATTTTTGATGCAACGAGGAAGGCACTGCCCTAGCTAAATGTATCTAGTGCTTTCCCAATAAGCAATTATATGAGGGTTTGATGTCCATTACAaggaaatccacctcatatgtgTTTGGCCCAGTCTGAAGGGGTACCTCGATTCTGCCCATAACCTTTCTCTCCGTGCCATCGAATGGCTTCACGATGTTCTAGCACTCCTTCATGTGAGAGCTGTCTATAGGTAATCTGTTCAGCGTGGTCAATGGCAGGATGTTCAGGGCGGATCCATTGTCAATTAGTACGCCAGGCAGCGTATACCCTTTACAGCGTGTGGTGATATGCAGAGCTTTAGTCGACCCCATGCCCCCGGGTGGTATCTCATCGTCATTAAAGAAGATATAGTTATCGGCACTGATGTTGTTAACCAAGTGGTCCAACTTGTTAACGGAGATATCATTGGGAACATACGTTTCATTCAAGACCTTCATTAGCGCGCTGCGATGGACTTCCGAGCTCAGAAGCAAAGCCAGCACTGAAATGCGGGCTGGTTGTTTGCGTAGCTGTTCCACCACACTGTATTCGCTatgctttaggaattttaaaaactccTTGGCCTCTTCTTCGTTAACTGGCTCGTTAACAGGTTTGGCTGCTTTTCCTTTCACTTCCTCGACCATCTGGGCTTTCCCTTTTGTGGGTTGTGCCTCCTCATCGTAACGTCTCCCGCTACATGTATAGGATCCCTTGTCTTGATCCCCTCTTGAAGCCTCAATCGGGCTCTCCTTTCCAGGCGTCATCACACTGCAATCATAATCCCATGGGACCTTTTTGCTGTCTTTGTAAGGGAAGattacaggtttttggattatgaccctcggTGGCATTTGTACTCCagctttattatttttaggtctcGAAATGATCACCACAGGATACGTAGGTGTTCGGTTTTGTGCCGTCGATTCCCCCTCTGATGCGCATATATCTCCCACTACGGGGTTTTTGgcttcttcataaaattctatttctttattgCTCATCATGTTTTGTATTAGGGCCTTGAACTCCACGcaatcttggatttcatgccccactTCGTCGTGAAACGCATAGTAGTTTCTCTTCTTCAAGTTCTTCCCTCGAATCCAACGCGATCAATCCCCTCTTGACCATCTCCATCCATACTCGCCTCAACGGAATCCTGACTTCCGCAACCTCATACTTGGTCTTCTTGTTCAAGCCTTCGTATATCCCATTCACTCCTTGGTCGGTATGATTGGGGAGCGGGTTTTCCACTATATTGAATGTAGCTGGGTCGTCAAATCTCACGATCCTCATCTTAATGAgtctttcaactaattttttaaatgcTGCGCAATTTTCGATAGAGTGCCCAGTGATTCCCGCGTGGTACTCACACTGGGCGTTCACGTCaaaccatttgggatacgggggctgCAGTGGCTTCAGGTAGAAAGGGGAGACCACATGAGCATTGAACAGGTTCTGGTACAACTCCCTTTACATCATGGGTATAGGGGTGAATTGTGGTCTTTCTGTGTTCTCCCTCGCGTTGGATTCTTGTCTTACAGAGCTTTGCTGATTGGTGGTCACCGCCTTGGGTTGATTTACGGTGAATGACTTAGGCTGACCTTTGCTAAATGTGCTCGTGTTGTTCACTTCATTGTCTCTTTTCCTCGAGACCGACTTTCTGGTACTTTCTCCGGCTTCTATCTTGCCACTCCTTACAGCATTTTCGATCATTTCTCATGTCATTACTATATCAGAGAAGCTCTTGGtggcgcttcccaacatatgagtGATAAAAGGAGCCTTCAAGGTATTAATAAAGAGCATCGTTGTCTCCTTTTCTAGAAGTGGTGGCTGAAATTGTAtggccacctctctccatctttgtgcGTACTGCCTGAAGCTTTCATTCGATTTCTTCTCCATATCCTGGAGAGTGATTCTGTCAGGGGTCATGTCTGTCACATgattgtattgcttcataaaggcCTGGGCCAGGTCCTTCCACGAGTTAATCTTAGAGCGATTCAATTGGTTGTACCACTTAGACGCCGCCCCGaccagactatcttgaaagcaatggaTTAATAACTGATCGTTGTTAACATATCCCGTCATTCGcctgcagaacatagtgatgtgggCTTCAGGTTAGCTCATtccattgtatttctcaaattcgggcattttgaatttgggggaaggactaaatctgggaccaaactcaggtCCTTGGCATCAATCCCTTGATGATGATCCGCGCTTTCAatggctttgaatttttcctcgagCCATCTGCATCGTTCTTCCAATTGTTTTTGTGAATCCATCATCGCCTTTTCCTCTTCGGCAATTTCATCCAAGTCGGGAACGGGCGGATAGTTCGGGTTGTTGACAAAGTTAGAGCTTGAGTCGGTTTGGAAATTTATCGGTACCGAAGCTCCAGCCTGAACCTACTGGGGCATGATCGTGACAGATGGTTTCGGTAAATTAATCTCGGGCTTCATCAGTACATGCGTCGGAGTGAAGCCAGGGGGGTATTGAGGATCCTCGTTAGTTTCTTCAACTTTGTCCATAGGGCCCTTTCCCTTATCCGTTCCTCCCAACAGCAGTTGGGATAACTGACTCATCATTTCCCTCTGGGACTCCATCATTTGCTCTTTCATCTCTCGCTGAATCTTGGCTAGTTGCTCTTGCATCTGAGACTGCATTTGTTCTTGTATTTCTTTTTGCATCTGCTCCAATTTCTCGAGTCTCTTATCCATTGATTTTTCTTGTTCCGTAGGGGTGtgtggttggttggttttcgttggtttccaggttactgaaataatttttaattaattaattagaaaactctTATGGCCTTTTATGCATAATGATATGATGCAAATAcgaatgcatgaatgcaaaagagGCATCAATTTTTGATTCAATTACCCTTAGAAAGttttacttgaaaataaaatcttttacataaagtcgagttacaaataaaatttcactCTAACACTTAAAGTCTTAAATTTTTTAAGCAACGAGGCCAGCTCTTGTTCGCGATCCGACTCCAACTCATATTTCACGCTCAGTGTGTCCGCCTGAACCACTAAAGTCTGTAAGTAGTCGGCTACCTCCCGAATCTGGGTTATGGCTTCCCCCATAAGATAGTCTCTATTTCTGACTTGGTCTTGCACTTGGTGAAGCTGCTCTTTCCAACGATTCTCGTTTGCCTCAAAAAACTGGATCCGCATCTCACAATTCTGTAGTGATGCCTCTAACTCAACTATTCTTCGTTTCATTTCTTCTATCTTGCTCAAACTTGCCCTCAGCTCTATTGCGGTGTTACGATTTCGGTACTGATGCAGAGACTTCTCGAGTTCTGTTACTCTAGCCCTTAATTCACCTCGCTCTTTTCTACTTTCCGACAGACTCTTCTCCAAATCTTTGTTTCGTGCCTAAGCTTCTCGAAATTTCCTTTCCCACCGGTCGGTATTGGCCTTTTCTTCCCGAATTTCATGGCGTCATTGTTCGGAAGTCTTACCTAAGCCCGCAGTCCTCATAGATAGGCGTAGCTTCTTGTAGTCCGTCTTCAGGCTGTCTAGGTCTTCTTCGACCTTGGTTTTTCCTTTTCTCCACTTCTCAGCCTCTGACCTCTGAACATCGGCGTCTAACCTTAagtgcatcttttcttcttccaattgCTCGATCTTCTTCCCAAGCTCCAAACTCTTTTTCTCGAAATCTTGCTTTATAATTTCCAATTCTGATGGGGCGACTTGTAATTGTTCCCCGACAGGTCGAGCACTCTCTAAGCTTGGCCTAGgaatattatcattaatcctcttCTTAAACCACTCGCTGTACTCGGGTGTTACCATAGAACCGACGGCTAACCTCTTCATCCAACAAGTTTGTTTCCAAGCATCTGATAATTCCCGAACTCT includes these proteins:
- the LOC121208007 gene encoding uncharacterized protein gives rise to the protein MDKRLEKLEQMQKEIQEQMQSQMQEQLAKIQREMKEQMMESQREMMSQLSQLLLGGTDKGKGPMDKVEETNEDPQYPPGFTPTHVLMKPEINLPKPSVTIMPQRMTGYVNNDQLLIHCFQDSLVGAASKWYNQLNRSKINSWKDLAQAFMKQYNHVTDMTPDRITLQDMEKKSNESFRQYAQRWREVAIQFQPPLLEKETTMLFINTLKAPFITHMLGSATKSFSDIVMT